One window of the Rosa rugosa chromosome 3, drRosRugo1.1, whole genome shotgun sequence genome contains the following:
- the LOC133739143 gene encoding dof zinc finger protein DOF1.2, translating into MFTAPVLQQMLHSQSGQLVMNQKPSWKPHVEIAPNCPRCASANTKFCYYNNYSLSQPRYFCKGCRRYWTKGGSMRNVPVGGGCRKNRRGRSVRLSQADRVSLSYYRHNSSSSSGGDLSEQQSTEGGANGSDIDLAAVFAKFLNQDSSNEHDPNLVGSESIPDDVHEANALSDHSQISSNHAEDLLESVELLEGLVLPDQDHQQLHEGDNIQNIVGNQHHHDLSIHEFGLQGLIGDEDVFWTDTTASLTSSTTSFTWQELDNSFPSNDDDHMKISTTTTNLCSDNWSSFDFSGLEVFSGS; encoded by the coding sequence ATGTTCACAGCTCCAGTTCTCCAACAGATGCTGCACTCTCAATCCGGACAATTGGTCATGAACCAGAAGCCGTCGTGGAAGCCCCACGTCGAGATCGCTCCCAATTGCCCCCGCTGCGCGTCTGCCAACACCAAGTTCTGCTACTACAACAACTACAGCCTCTCGCAGCCGCGCTACTTCTGCAAAGGCTGCCGGAGATACTGGACCAAAGGCGGGTCCATGAGAAATGTGCCCGTCGGCGGCGGTTGCAGAAAGAACCGGCGCGGCAGGTCGGTCAGGCTCTCGCAGGCTGACCGGGTTTCGTTGAGTTACTATCGTCACAACAGCTCGAGTAGTAGCGGTGGTGATCTATCCGAGCAGCAGTCCACGGAAGGTGGAGCCAACGGATCGGATATCGACTTGGCTGCTGTGTTTGCTAAGTTCTTGAACCAAGACTCTAGCAACGAACATGATCCCAATTTGGTTGGATCAGAATCGATCCCCGATGATGTTCATGAGGCAAACGCATTATCTGATCACTCCCAAATTTCTTCGAACCACGCGgaagatcttcttgaatcagtGGAGCTACTTGAAGGACTCGTACTTCCTGATCAGGATCATCAACAATTACACGAAGGGGATAATATTCAGAATATTGTGGGAAATCAACACCATCATGATTTGAGTATTCATGAATTTGGGTTGCAGGGCTTGATAGGCGATGAGGATGTGTTTTGGACTGATACAACTGCAAGTTTGACAAGTAGTACTACTAGTTTCACATGGCAAGAGTTGGATAATTCATTCCCATCTAATGATGATGATCATATGAAGATATCGACCACCACGACGAATCTATGTAGCGATAACTGGAGCTCCTTTGATTTTTCAGGCTTGGAAGTTTTCTCAGGATCATAA